The Cryptomeria japonica chromosome 2, Sugi_1.0, whole genome shotgun sequence region ACGATAGAAGgaaagagggagaaagagagatagattTATATTTCACTCAAATTTAAGCATGATATAATGTGTGTTATGATGCAAGCACACTATAACACAAGTTAATATTTTTATCTAGTTTGGGTATTACCAACCCTTATGACTAGATTTTGATTAGGTGTCCAACCTATAGAGTTGGACTTGCATTTCAACACTCAaggatgcatttttttttaaaatatagaaaaaaGCCAAAATCTCAATCATTCTTACCAGTAGGTTTGCACATTTTCCAATGTCAAGTTGAAAAAATACCCTAATAGTGTTGAGATCTTTCTCATCTTTCTAGCCATGTAAATTTACTATGTTTCAAATATGTTAAGGTTttgatatgtaatttattttgttagtgtctccatttttttatGAAAGAATTAGTGTGGTTTTTTGGTTTCATCTTTTACTCATTCGTCAAAATGTGGAACAAATTATATGTTTATATTAATATAGACTCTATTTATAAAccttcaaaaaaattaatttttgattagttttcaaaaaaatcaagaagaagcaaactcaaatttttatttttcactttgaaagttagtaaaaaaattatatatgtatTAAAACATGTTAAAAAAAAAGGAATAAACTACATGGTGTAGGCTAATTTAATtcactaaaataattttttttaaacattgaAAATGTTAACATGTTGGAGGGAGCACACAAATGCTATGCTATATTTTATGACAAAAATAAGAtcactttgtgtgctccccctaTTTATACCCCATAATATCCACCATTTTTAGAATAAATTAGTAGTCTAGAAAGTAAATTTAGAGCACTACAACTAATGTTTCTTCAAATTTTGAGCATAACTATCTTAAATTTTCTTCTGAGatcaatttttattgattttagtAAAAAAACAGTGGCCACTTAAGACCCCATTTTGTTATTGCATTTCAATTAATTTGcccataaattttttttaaatgggtACCAAATGTATTAGATCAATAACGCTCAATTAATGTGCACGTGCAATCCCATACTAAATGTACAAATAAAACCTTGATTAAATGGGCAAGGTTGAGAGATAGGACTAACTAAGATGATGATGAGTGTCTTAATCCTATTTCATGTGGCAACTATAGGTAAGATGATATGTCTATGAGAAACTTCTAAAAAGATTTCCAACTCACCAAGTAAAATTAGCATGTCAACATGTGTGAAAAGGTCCTAAATAATGACTAGTTAGATATTGTATCATGTTCACACTATAAAGAGGTAAATTGGATAGACAATACCCTTGTTCACACTAAAAAATAGCACTAATTTGATTCATATTCTTAATCATGGAGTTTTCCCCAAAATTATCCCACTTAGCTTTCCACCCCGTTTGCAGAACCTTTTATTCTGCCTTGTGAACAATTAATTATAAAGCAACTTGTTTCTTCCAATTTTTTTGCTAACTAAAACTAATACCATTTTAAAATCTGTAAATATGTATCAATATGTCTATAGACACATGTTATCCTAGGCTAACCCTTAAATAACTTGTGTAAATAAGCAAAAATTACACATTTTAGTCATATAAATGCTTTAGAGTGGTTTGATGCAAAACTAGGCTTTTTTTAAAAACTCAAATCAAAATATTCCTAGCATAATCTTTTCACCAATTTTATTTGATGGTTCTTGTAGTCGAGTTACCTACAATAGCCATCTTCCTAATTGACATCACCAATGAATCTCCTTGCACCGATTGGGAAGGAGCATATAAAGGACATGTGGGAACCTCACACATCTTTTAAGCAAGTATCCTTTGTCTTGAGCGAGTATCCTGTTGTGTGTCCCTATATGTCCTACAACATCTAGATAATTGGGAAATATGACTTGAAGATTGAGCATCATGCAATAGCTATAAAAAGATTCCAAATGGCTAGTTGGCAAAAGTCATACATGCGTTGGCCATCGAACTAAAATAGAAAAATGAGTAATCATGCTAGCAAAATTGAGTGTTTTATTCCCTTGAATGGTGAAAAAGGTGATAAAGATGCAGATGGCTCTCATGTTGGTCATCGAGGGAAAATTGACAGCGTAAAATTTTCCAGCACAAAATAGTTATCATCGTCACCAAGTTCACACAATCAAAATATTCTCAATTTATAAATACAAAACAATTAGTTTTTCCTTTCCCATGTCTTTttctcacacatcaatttcttcttgtAATTTTGTTTCAACAATCCACAATGCTCCCAAAAAGCGCTAGTTTCTAACATCTATAAGCAAAAATAGTTTGGAAATGTTAAAATATAACACCTACAAATATTCAAAAGAGTATGCTTTTAATACTCAATATTGTTGTCGCAAACTAGATTTCTATCACTGATATCTATGGATGCTACTTTAAACCCATATTCTTCTTAGATTTTCTACCTTATAAATATATAATACATTCGACACATAAATACATAAGAGAAAAAAGCTGTAAACTTAATAATTTTGTTTAGAGTTTGATCATATCCTAGGAATAATTGAATACTACTTTTCAATAAAATTGTATTACTTTCAAATTCATTTTGTATTTATAATCTTATTAATCAAGTATTAAAAGTATAATAACTTTGCTGAAAAAGTATATACTATTTCTTGACAAAGACTGAATATAGATCTATCATACCATTTGATAGCACCTTTTTAAATGTTCACTAATTCTAAACATGATTGAGGTTGAAGTCGTGCCCAGCTTTTCGCTGCCGTATGTTTACGGTAGTGGAATTTTACATTTGGTGTAGGTGATCGAAACAAAATTTAAAAAGCAGACAATTGAATGGCGGATCTCAATCCCTTTTAGCTTGGTCTACTGTCTCAGTACAAAACTTGTTCTACTGTATAAACTTTCAGTCTCCTCATTATTACATCCTAAGAAATGGCATCTGACAGCCATTtcgatatatataataataatataagccATAGCAAAGGGAAAATAAAGAGTCTCATTCGTATTTCTGATTTTCTATACATATTCAGGTTACCCCCAAACTTAAAACCCTACTTCAGGCTCTGTCCTACCCTACGCTCGATCGGGGATCGGCATTCAAATAAAATCTCCTTTATTTTACAAATGATCGTTGTCTAAAAGCTCGCTCAACAGATAACACAAGTATTAGGATATTCCTCTCTCACAGCAGTGTATTCATACGGTCTGTAATCGTAGGTGATGGGCACATGATACACAACTTCAACTTTTGGAGGTTCTGCTTTGTTCTCCTTCTTTGCTTCGCCTTGAGGtttcttctcctcttttttttCGCCCTCCATCTTCTCCTCTTTTTTCTCgccttccttcttctcctctttcGCAGGACCCACGCTCAGCAAATCTGCAAAGCCGAATTTCCTGAGTTTAGAGGCCAGACAGACGGGATCGACGTCCCCTATCACAGTGATCTTCTTCTCCTTCATGTCCACCGCCACTGAATCCACCCCTGCGATACAAACATTCATTCATCAGATTTTGCAGAAGAATAAGGTTTTAAAGCAAATAGGAAGAGTTTTCGTACCATGGACACGTGCAACCTGTTTGAGTGCCTTTTTCTTGCTGTTTTCGTCCTCAATGGACAATTTTAGTACTATTTTCTGCAGAGCAGAACCATTAGCTAGCTGATCAGAACTTCAAATGAGAATGTaataaaaaagaaggaaaatggttaCCTTCATTGCCATGGGACGAATGAGAATCCTTAGCAGAATGTAAGGAATTCAAAGTGGAATGCGATGCACAGAAATGCGAATGCAGGGAACGGAAGGGCCATAAGGGGGCTTATAAAGAGGGGAAAGACGAGAATCTGAGAAAATGGAAGGGTCGTGGTAAGAGAGTGAAACTACAACTTTCAAGTGCGTCGGGGTCCGCCGGTCGTTTGGTGGAAGAGTAGGAAAGTTCAAACTAATTCATTTCTTTTTCCTAAACCTCGCTTTGCGGAAGACGAGGAACGTTCAAACACAATCATTTCTGTAATCCGTGTTTTATCGAGGGGTGATCCATCCATAGAAGGAACTTCCCGAGTGGTGCTGAAATGCCTTTTTGCAAAGGCAAAGACTTATCCGTGAAGGGCGGGCAAGGCATCGTTGAACGTATACAAAGGTTTAGGTTACCTTTCTTTTCATGTTGTAAAAATCATTAATTATCTTCCGTGGAAGGTTTTTTTTAAGGTTTAGGTTACTTTTTTTTTTTCCATGTTGTAAAAGCTATCAATCTATCTTCAGTAGAAGTTTCGGCGGTGGTCTTTTTTGAATGATTAGTTTCTTCTTTATTTACTTCATTTTATTTCATATTATGGACTGTCTTTTTAGTTTTCCtcttttaatatatatttgattaatTTCTAATGTGCTTATTTTGATACATATATTTCAACATGTCATGGGTTCTTTTATACTCTTCATGACCATGCATTTAAATTAAGAAATTTTTCTTCACTTTCAATCCCTTTCTCTCCCATGTTCTTATGTATCCATGTTTATATTGAGGACCATATCACTCACATAATAAGGGAGATGCTTGATATTTATGTGAAAGCCAAGAACAAGGATAAAGTTGTTAATTTGTGTGCATGCCTATGTCTGATTAAATATGAAGAACATTATAAAATTTTCCATGACTTTTTTGAAGTCTTTGCATAGTCTATAATGAATCCTCTTACATTGCTTGTGACATCTTTGTTCTTCATCGTAATGCTAAATTAGTAAGAATAAAGACTCAAAAAATGCACATTGAAGTTATTTTACTAGTCaagcatcaaaatcaaaatttgttgtTCGTTAGGTTTATTTGAACCATAGATTAATCACCTTGGATTCCCAACGTTGTTTTTATTGTTGAATCAATGGTTGTATGTACATCTATTTTGAATTTTAGGATCTCATCAAAGCATCCTTGAAATATAACTCCCCCTAAATAATATTGACAAGATTTTACATTCTATAACTAGACTAGAATTTCTCTCTTCATAGTTTTCTTTTTTGAATGTAATCAAACTCTTATCAATCCTTGAGAGTAACACAAAAAATATTTCACTACTCCTTTACAACATTTTGGCTACATCACCATGCCCTTCAACTTTAAAAATGTTAGCTACACATATCAATGAGCTATAACTCTTACCTTCTCTAGACATAAGCACAATAGTTTCAAGGAATGCATTGATACATATGTGATAAATCTATAACTCATTACATTCATATGTAAGAATTGCATAACATGTTTGAATGTGTTCACAAATACTAGATGTACTTCAATCTCAAAAAGTATGTTTTTGAGGTTGATAGATATAGGTTACTATGCTCATAATTCTTAATCATGAGATTTTGAAAGACCTAAAGAAAGTTAATACTATTATCAATATGCATCCTCCCAAGAACCTTTCCCAGTCATATAGACTTTAATCTAAAATCCAAGCCATtgacacttcatttcctaaatggtAGATCACATTCTTGCATTCATCAAATTACTTAACAATGATGCTAATTTTATTTAGAATGCTTTCCTAGAAATCCAATAATCTTTTGAATCCATAAAATATTGCCTAGCCATTTTTGCTATCTTAACTCCTATAAATGGCCATCCTCTTCcccatcaaaattgtattttcTCCTTTAATTTTTTTCTATTGACACAATCATTGATACCTTATTGGTTTGACATAACGATGTCAAAAAATAGTGTGCAAATTATAAAATTAATGATGGCTTTATAATATATGAGATCCACTACTCTTTATGTAAAAATAAGTCATGAAAAAAATGGACAAAGGGAGAGATGANNNNNNNNNNNNNNNNNNNNNNNNNNNNNNNNNNNNNNNNNNNNNNNNNNNNNNNNNNNNNNNNNNNNNNNNNNNNNNNNNNNNNNNNNNNNNNNNNNNNNNNNNNNNNNNNNNNNNNNNNNNNNNNNNNNNNNNNNNNNNNNNNNNNNNNNNNNNNNNNNNNNNNNNNNNNNNNNNNNNNNNNNNNNNNNNNNNNNNNNNNNNNNNNNNNNNNNNNNNNNNNNNNNNNNNNNNNNNNNNNNNNNNNNNNNNNNNNNNNNNNNNNNNNNNNNNNNNNNNNNNNNNNNNNNNNNNNNNNNNNNNNNNNNNNNNNNNNNNNNNNNNNNNNNNNNNNNNNNNNNNNNNNNNNNNNNNNNNNNNNNNNNNNNNNNNNNNNNNNNNNNNNNNNNNNNNNNNNNNNNNNNNNNNNNNNNNNNNNNNNNNNNNNNNNNNNNNNNNNNNNNNNNNNNNNNNNNNNNNNNNNNNNNNNNNNNNNNNNNNNNNNNNNNNNNNNNNNNNNNTATTTTTAACTTTGAAAGTTAGTAAAAAGATTATAGATGCATTAAAAAGTTGTCTAAAAAAGGAATAAAATACATGGGTGTTAGCTAATTTTTCACTAAAAGAATGTTTAAAATATGTAGAAAAAGTCAACATTTTAGAGGGAGCACACAAAACACTCTATTATATGCTATGAAAAAAATAGGATCACTTTTCATGTGTTCCCCCTATTTAAACCCAATAATTTCCACCATTTTTAGAATAAATTGGTAGTCTAGAAAGTAAATTTAGAGCACTACAACTATGTTCTTGttctatcttcaaattttgagcataACTATCTTAGATTTTCTTCGGAGATCGATTTTTCTTGATTTAGAAAAAAAGTGACCACTCAAGACCCCCATTTTGTTCTTGCATTTCAATTCACTTCCCCACAAGTTTTCTAATAATGAGTTCCAAATGTAGATCAATAGTGCTCAATTAATGTGCATATACAATCTCATACCAAATGTACAAATAAAACCTTGATTGTATAGGCAAGGTTGAGAGATTGGACTAACTAAGATGATAAGTGTCTTAATCCTATGTCATGTGGAAACTATGGGTAAGATGATATGTCAAAAATAAAATTCTAGAAATATTTCTAACTCACTAAGTAAAATTAGCATGTGAACATGTGTGGAAAGGTCCTGGCTGATGACTAGTTAGATAATTGTTCACACTACAAAGGGGTAAATTGGATAGAGAATACCCTTGTTCACACTAGTTACAAATAGTACCAATTTGACTCATATTATTAATCATGGAGTTTTCCTTAAAATTATCCCACTTAGCTTTCCACACCATTTGCAAAACCTTCTATTATGCCTTGTGATTAATTCATTATAGAGCAACTTATTATTTCCAATTTTTTTGCTAACTAAAACTAAtatgatttttaaaaatatttaaagatataTCAATATGTCTATAGACACATGTTATCCTAGGATAACCCTTAAATAATTCAAGTAAACAAGAAAATTTGTACATTTTAGTCATGTAAATGCTTTAGAGCAGTTAGATGCAAAACTAGGCTCTTTTTAAGAACTCAAATCAAAATATTCGCAACATAATCTTTTCACCATTATTTGTTGATGGTTCTAAAACGAGTAGAATTGAATACCTTTAAATACAAGTACATAGTAATAAATTATTCTTAAACAAAACTTTTATTAGTCAACCCAAGGTTGGAAAAGGATAGGTGGCAATGAACCTAGAATTCAAAGTTCAATTATGAAAATTTAGAGTCTAGTTCATGGTTGTTTGGTTGAACTTGTGCCAATAGAAATGACTTGGAGGATGGAAATGGCCAAAAAAAGTAGCATATATGGTATATATAAATTTATGAAACTGTGCATATAGAATAAGAAAAGGACAAGTGAATTTGGCTAATTTTATGTAAGATTGtgtcatttaataatatataaatgtACTAACCCTTTCTCTTAAAATAAGTTAACAAGTAAATATAAAATGGCATGCATGCGTAAATTTATCCAATACATAGTCTAAAATAATGTCTAATTAAAATTTAACATTGTTATTTGTTTAATAACTTATAAGAAAGTTTAGAATATCCTTTTGTTTAgtataaattaatattttcctaaaactttttcctttttattacatTGAGAAGCATTGTATACTGACATTAAGGGATGAAGTGTCATGCCATAAGCATCCACATTAAATGTAAATACaagaaatatattaaaaaaaaaaactatcaataacttttaattaaataaaacaaattaactCTTAAATAGTtataaagtaaaaataaaataattcaaggTTGTATCTTTAAGATAAATGTATTTAAGACATATCTTTAGTCACCTAAAATGAATTTGGAATATTTGTTGAAGTGGTGTTTGATATGGAAAAGAGATGGATAAATCTAGTAGTTACTTAACCAAAATCAACATTTGTTCCATAAAAAATGGAATATGAATAGGCTAAAGGTAGTATGCCTGACTAACTCCAATCAAATAGAGTCAAAAAACCTAGATTATATTGCTTTGTTGCATAGCAGATTAATTGATAGATTTAGATGTGAGCTAATTAGGTCTAAAAGCGGGCCTAAATGGCAAAATAAACTACTAAATTGGATTTATAAATAGATAGGAAGTTGTAGATGGTTACAAAAATGAATAGGGATGCAAAGATGCACTCATGACAACAACTAGAGTCTAAAATTGTTGGACAAGTGTGCTAGATGCCCTAGTCTAGAGGATGTCAAATTGCTAAAAATTGCTCACATATAGAATCAAAAGACTCAAAACACATGTTCTTACAAATTCCAGCTCAAACATGTtggactagggtgctaggtgccCTTGTCAAGGATTTTCTCCTGAATTTTCTTTATTTGTCTTTGTCTCAGTTGACTCAGTCTTCTTGTACCTATGAATTATTGTAATATTCTAGATCTGAACCTGAACAAGTACAAAGAGAGGTAAAAATGGTTGTGCCTATAtaggggtttttccttagtcaaacccctattttggtgctTCCACCTACATGAATAGACAAGTTGGATATGAGATAAAAGTGTGTGTTCTTTGAAGCTTAAGTGTGTCTAAGGTTGTGGCAAGCAATAATGTGCATAAACATAAATAAGATCCCTACTCAACTATACAAAAGTGAACACTAAATGATTCAATCAAAAGGTGGTGTACAAACCAACTCAAGAATGTATGAACATGTAAATAAAAATCAATGAATGaatgataaaaattagatctgaaGATTAAACTCAAAAATGAAAGAATGACATGAAATCCCACCAAACCATTGAGAGAGGTACAAGCTAATCATGAGTTAGTCATTCCCTATCATCCTTCAACATTCCTTGAAGCTTCCATCATCTTTGCAATAATGGTGAATGAACAATTGATGGAGACTTGAAGGAGATTGTCCATGTCGATGATTATTCTTCAGATTTCTAGACCCGTGTGATCAATTTGGTGACGCTTTACCTATCATTAAAATTGCATATTGTTGTCTATCCAAATGAGAAAAGCTACTAGCTTTTATATGAGTCACAaggttaattttttataaaaagctGACATAAAACGCTCATAGACAAAAGTCAAGATAGATTGTGTAATGTTAACGccaacatttaaaatatttaaaattttgaaagattttgatggGACAAGTGTGCAAATTGGCATATTCCCACCAAAATGGGCTCTTTGAAATTGGCATGCAAGAATTAAGATTGTGATCTATTAGATCTGGTCCTAATTTTTGGTTTTGATGACAATTAAATGTCGAGTgataattgaattttgaaatgggaTAGGACACGTCTCCTTGAGTTGGGAGAAACAATCAAGGTTAGAAATGATCTTGAAATTGTCTAAGGGGGTGGAAACTAAAGGAAGTGCTAAGGAGAGTGTGAAATCAGACTCACAATTAAgaagtacaatttacaacactatagcTGGTTAAGAAATGTTTAGTtaatgggtatgtgcaccaagttgtggtaccaaaagggggtcttaagatgccactttttttttgaaattagcaaagtctgaacttcaacgataaattgaagatagttacactccaaatttgaagatgcaacaagaacaagagtcaaagtgcttcgagtctactttctaaactactattttttttttaaatggtggagattaagggcttcaaaaaggggggccacaaaaagtggtcttgtttttatgcaaaaaacataacatagcgtctgttgtggcccccctaaaatgtttactttttttttgaatttttaaaatcacttcagtgagaaattagctaacaccttgaagtttatgccagaattttcagctaattttttaatgagtatatgattttttactaattttcgaagtagacacatcttgaaaaacagaaatttgaacgtgctcccccctaaaatcattgaaaacaaatcaaaaatcaaattttttttaaaaaaaatgtgtagaatggagtctagtttctaaaaatgtaattttttcaaaatctgataaacgtgtaaaaatctagacccaaaatagtgcatgttggtttttgacaaaaaatagacaaactaacaaaagaaattatagatgaaagacttaacgaaatcaaaatttgaaataaattacatttttggatagctaagagggagctcacaTTTACCATAgtatttttttaacttcattgaaacatgtacaaacctgacggagagcacggccaaaaatatgtcaaaattttcaatgttctgacaaaaacacgtctctagcctgaaatggttgtccaaacctttgggttggataaccaaggcaaatccaaaccataggtttggtgtttcccaatgcGGGACATTTGGCACTTGCCAAATATGGCAAGTGCgctatttggcgtgtgccaaatgtgatgaatggatattccatttggcacgtgccaaatgtggtccatattccacatttggcgcgcATCAAatgtggatgaagagggagatagctcgagggatagcagaataagggaattgtgagagctataaaggggagggacaaagaagagtatgtatctataagaataaagagcccgagaagaggtaaggggagagagataatatgagatctagttcatagagagagatggaactatgagggaagggagataaagaagggagaggtgagatgggggtttctatgtacacatttggcactctccctatttggcgtgcaccaaatgtggaatagatacaaactcttctttgtcccttccctctctagctctcacaattcccttattctcctatccctcgagctatctccctcttcaaacctacacccatctaattccctctctcacctctttccctcagttttttcctcactccctcctctctctaggtcctaaggggtcataggacaccatatgaccccttaggacaaaaaatgacccctaatgacacctaaggggtcatatggtgtcctaaggggtcataggacaccatatgacctcttaggttaccataggatccataacaacaccatattttggcctaagtggtcataggacaccatatgaccccttaggacaccataggacacataacggcattatatggtgtcttaatgggtcatacgacaccatatgaccccttaagtgtcgttaggggtcatattatgtcctaaggggttatatggtgtcctatgaccccataggacaccatatgaccccttaaaacatcatacgacccataacgacaccatattgtgtcctaaggggtcatatggtgtcctaaggggtcataagacaccatatgaccccttaggacaccatacgacccataacgacaccctattgtgtcctagggcgttatatggtgtcctaaagggtcatatggtgtcctaaggggtcataagacaccatatgaccccttaggacaccatacaacccataacgataccatattgtgtcctaaggggccatatggtgtcctaaggggtcataagacaccatgtgaccccttaggacaccatacgacccataacgacaccctattatatcctagggggtcatatggtgtccaaaggggtcataggacaccatatgaccccttacgacaccatacgacccataatgacacctaaggggtcatatggtgtcctatggccccataggacatcatatgaccccttaggtgtccatacgacccataaaaacaccatattatgtcctaaggggtcatatggtgtcctaaggggacataggataccttatgaccccttaggacaccatacgatccataacgacaccatattgtgtcctaaggggtcatatggtgtcctaaggggtcataagacaccatataaccccttaggacaccatacgacccataacgacaccctattgtgtcctagggggtcatatagtgtcctaaggggtcataggacaccatatgaccccttacgacaccatacgacccataatgatacctaagggtcatatggtgtcctatggccccataggacaccatatgaccccttaggtgtccatacgacccataacgacaccatattgtgtcctaatgggtcatatggtgtcctaatgggtcatatggtgtcctaaggggtcataacacaccatatgaccccttaggataccatacgacccataacgacaccttattgtgtcctaaggggtcatatggtgtcctaaggggtcataagacaccatataatcccttaggacaccatacgacccataacaacaccctattgtgtcctagggggtcatatggtgtcctaaggggtcataggacactatatgaccccttacgacaccatacaacccataacgacacctaaggggtcatatggtgtcctatggccccataagacgtcatatgaccccttaggtgtccatacgacccataacaacaccatattatgtcctaaggggtcatatggtatcctaaggggtcataggacaccatacgactccttaggacaccatacaacccataatgacaccatattgtgtcctaaggggtcatatggtgtcctaaggggtcataagacaccatacgacccataacgacaccctattgtgtcctagggggtcatatggtgtcttgaggggtcataggacaccatatgaccccttacaccaccatacaacccataacaacacctaaggggtcatatggtgtcctatggccccataagacaccatatgaccccttacaacaccatatgacccataacgacacctaaggggtcatatggtgtcctatggccccataggacatcatatgaccccttaggtatccatacgacccataacaacactatattatgtcctaaggggtcatatggtgtcctaaggggtcataggacaccatatgaccccttaggacaccatacaacccataacgacaccatattgtgtcctaagggatcatatggtgtcctaaggagtcataagacaccatacgacccataacgacaccctatt contains the following coding sequences:
- the LOC131065903 gene encoding heavy metal-associated isoprenylated plant protein 39-like yields the protein MAMKKIVLKLSIEDENSKKKALKQVARVHGVDSVAVDMKEKKITVIGDVDPVCLASKLRKFGFADLLSVGPAKEEKKEGEKKEEKMEGEKKEEKKPQGEAKKENKAEPPKVEVVYHVPITYDYRPYEYTAVREEYPNTCVIC